The region TTTCCCATTGGGCCTGTAGATCCTGTCGTTTCTATAAACATATCGCCTTCAATGTAAGTGCCATCAGATAAAAAAATTCCTTCAATTTTATTTTCTGTTTTCTTTACGTCAATTACTCTTTTTATAAGGTGTATTTTTATACCCATATTTATTAAGTATTTTTTAACTGCTGGTTCTATTTTATTTACATCGTATAGCCAAGCATGACCTTGATTTATTGTATTGCGATAAAGTACTTTCAGAACCCCAAAGATAGATATATGCTGTATTATTAGTTCCATTCCATTCAATTCTACGCACGAGGGCATTTATTATATTTCGTTTATCTTCAATTGTTTGAAGTACATCAAAGGTATCTTTAAAACTATTAAGGCAATTCATCAACAAATCAGAATTAAGCCGTTTATTTGTATTTTCTGTAGAGTTTAAATTCTTTAATCTGCTTTTTATATTTGATATTTCCTTACCAAGGCTGTCTATTTTAAGTAAAATAAATTTTGATGCATTTTGACTTGCGGAATTAGAAAGTTCATCTAAAAGTGCATTCATTTCTTTGTTTTTTAATTTTAATTCATGTTTGAGGCATGAAACAGTGGAGGTAGAAGTACTAGCTGTATTTTTTTTATATAATTGAAGTTCTTTCAATATAGCTTTTTTGTCTAGTTTTTTTAGATTTTCTAGAATGACTTTTTCCAGTTTATCACCCCGTACATTGGGATTAGAACACTTTGATTTTCCTGAATGTGCTTTCATTGTGCAGGTGTAATAATATATTCTTTCACCTCCATCTTTTTTAGGCCTTCCATAGCTTACACGCATTGGAGCACCACATTCAGCACATTTTAAAATACCTGACAATAGAGATTTTTTAGAAGTTCCTTGACGTGGATTAAGCTTTTTAGAATTTTTATCTAAAATTTCTTGAACATATAACCAGGTATCGGCTTCAATTATTCCACTATGGTTACTTACTGCAGCTATCCATTTTGCCATATTATTGGTTTTGGATTGACACCTTTTTTTATTATAGATTAGTATTCCATTTTGATTAGGAGTACCACAAACTTGCATACCCTTATTTTTTAAGTATATAAAAACAGATTTATTTGACTTAACGTATACTGGATTTCTAAGTACATCGTTTATAGACATAGCAGCAAAATTACCACCGTTTTTTCCTTTGATGTTGTTTGAAAGTAAATATTTTAAAGTGAGAGCTATGGAATTTGTTTCAATATATTTATTGTAAATTAATTTTACTTTTTTTAGTTCAGTATTAATAGGAGAAAGCTTATACATGCTTTTTTGCTTGAATTCATCATTCAAATATAATATTTTTTGGCTTTTGAAACCTAAAGGGGTTTGACCGCCAAGCCATCTACCCATTTTAGCTAATTCAATCATGTTGTCCTTTACACGCTCAGCTATAGTTTCTCGTTCAAGCTGGGCAAAAACAGAGGCTATATACATCATAGCTCTTCCCATTGGTGTGTTGGTATCAAATTGTTCTCTTATGCTTATAAAATCAATTTCCCATTCCACAAGTTTTCTTATTAGAGTTGAAAAATCTGCTATGTTCCTACTTATACGATCAAGTCTATAGCATATTAAAATATCAAATTTTTTAGCTTTTGCAGCCTTAAGCATTTTTTGGAAATTAGGCCTATGAGTATTTTTACCTGAAAAGCCTTCATCTTCGTATATTAAAAAGTCAGTTATGTTTTTATGCTTTAGATTAACAGTACAATAGTTTTTGCATAATTCTACCTGGTTACCAATAGATTCACCTTTACCTGTAAACTTTGATTTGCGGCTGTATATTGCAACTCTCATTAGATCATCACCTCAATGAACAAGTTTTTTATTGAAAATATAGTCTGTATTAAACTTATTCATGATGGTGGATAATATAGGACTAAAATACTATAAAAAATTAGAATAGTACAAACATCAGCTGACATAAAGAATATAGGGAGGTTATAGCACATGAAAGAAATAAAAGTAGAAGTTTATAATCCAACACAAGAGAATGAAACTGAATACTATAAAAGAGGAGCTATTTGCTTTGTTAGTGCTATAGCTAAAAAATTAACCTGCAGCGAAATTGATGAACTTATTGAAATTTTAAAAAAGGATATAGGCTAGAATTATACACTAATGAAATTAAGATTAGAAATTGAGCAACTTTGAAAAATATGTTTTTATAATTCAAAAGGTATAATATGTATTTGATTAAAAAATATTTTAACAATATAATAAATTTTACTTAAAAATTGACGATAATAAAGCTATAATACAAATATATTGTCGAATAGTAAAAAGGGGGAGGACAATGAATAAAATAATGCTTGGAATTATGATTACAGCAGTATTAATTTTTACTGGATGTTCAAGTAAAAGCACAAATAATACAGTTGCTACTAAAAAGAAAGTAATTAGTAATTCTGTTAGCAGTATAAAAAAGAATTCAAGCAGTACAAAAGATACTACAGTTAAGGAAAAAAATAGTGATATTCATCCCTTATCGAAACAGCAAAAAAAAGCGGTCGACTCCAAAATTGATTCAGCTGTAAAAAATATCGACAGTATTTTGAAATCCATTCAAGATCCAAGTGATATTGATTTAAGTTCCATAAATTAAAATATCTAAACGGAGGAAATAATTATGAATAAAAAAAGAGTTTTATCACTTGCATTATCTTTAGTAATAACGTTACCTACGGCAGCTTTAGCAAAGGATAAGAACAATACTGAACATGGACAGGGCAATAGTAATCATCAAGAACTTAAAGTTAAGGATGAAAATGTAAAAAATGAAAATGCTAATGTGAATTCTTCAGTAAGCAAACAAAACAGCGAAAAAGGACAAGCCAATAGACAAGAAGCTGTACAGAAAGTGAATGACAAAAAACAAGCTGTAGCTGAATTTAAGACTGCAATGAAAGCAAAACATGAACAAATGAAACAGTTAAGGCAGCAGACTATAGCTTTAAGGCAGCAAATTGAGCAGAAAAGGGACAAACTTTCTTTAATTCTACAGGATCTTAAGTCAGGCAAGAAAACGTTACCTGAGGATACATTAAATTCATTAATTGCAATTTCTGAAACTATTCAAAGTGATGGTAATACGATAAAAGAAACAGCAGAGATAAACACTGAAGTTTCAGATACTCAATCGAAGGTAAGAAAAGCAGACTTTAACAATGCACTTAATTCTATGGATAAGGTAATAAGCAAAATGCAGACAAGGTTAGATGCTTTAAATAAGCTAAGTATTGATTTAGATGAGGCGCTTAAAATTGCTAATACTGCAACTTTAGTTGAGGTTCAAAATAATGTATCTACAAATACAGAAACATCTAATTCAGCTGGAAGTACTGCTAGTGAATAGTTGAAAATATATTTTAGCATTTGGTATTTTTAGACCAGATGCTATTTTTTAGTGATTTTAAAAAATTAATTTTAAATTTAGTCTATGTTGCAATATTATAAGTGGAGCATGTTCATGACCGGGGAAATCAACGTTTTTATGCCTTGTATTAGCATCTGTTATATTTATAAGATCACCTGCACCCATGGCAATTAGTTCTTCTGCGGCAGTATATCTACCATTGTTTCTCATTATTCCGCCAACGTTTCCAAGACCTAAAATCATGTCTGTTTTTTCATATATAGAAACTTCGTCAGCACCTGCTTTTTTTGCAGCTATTGCTGCTGCAGCACCTGACCATCCTCCACCTATAATTATAACTTTCATTAAAAATTACCTCCAAAATAATTAGTTACTAAATATATCTTCTGCCCTTAAAAAGAAATCTTGGATCTATCTGAACTTTGCACATCCTTTTCATCTTATCATCATCATACATAATACTGCATGCACCACAAATACCCTCTCCACAGCATAATTTTGCATTGTTGCAACAAGAAACTTTAATATTTTCATCTAGTACGTCCAAAATTTTGCTTATGAGTATATTAGGTCCTGAAACATGAACTAAATTTACCTTATTATACTTTGTAAAGTTTAGTAGAAAATCCCTAAAATCTTCTGAAAGCTCCCCATTATCAAGGGTATTTAAATTATAAACATCTGCTGCATATTCTTCTATATATTTATTTATAAAAACATTGTTAAATTTCCCTTTATCGAGTATAAGAACTATTTTATTGCCGCTGGAATATAGTTTTTTCATAACAGGAACAGATGGAGCTTCTCCTATACCTCTCGCAATAATAAGGGATATGCCTTCTTTGCAGGAATATATATTTTTTAGACCTAAAACGCCATTCCAGTAAGGACCTTTTAGTAAAATAGTGTCTTGCTCTTTAAGGTCATTTATACTTTTAGTTTTAATTCCTTTAATTTCAATAGCAACTTTTAGAGTATTTTCTTCGGACGAGGCCTCCATTATTGAAATTGGACAACTGTAGTATTTTGAACTTTTGGGTGGTCTTAAGAAAACATAACTTCCAGGATATAATAAGTTTTCTGCAAGTTTGTGTTTTACTAAGATTGTAAGTATAATCAAATTATTATCTATTGTTTCTTTTTTTAATATTTCACATGTATATTCTTCTCTTTCTTTTTTTGCTTTATTGAGATTCCACGTATATTCCTGATATATACAAACTCCTTTCCAATTTACGCAATCACAAAAGTTTTTACCGCTTAACTGGGAACAAAGTATGCAGTTACCAGCTTCGGCAAGGTGGCATGGGCAGTACTCCGTTCCACTGTCTATGCAGTCTATAATTTCATAATTCAATATAAGCACCTCCAGTGTTTGTGAGAACATCAATAGGTCTCAATATTAGAATATTTACGTATTGACATAATTGTTACAATAATTCTTTTTCCTATGCTTTGTTGGAATTTAATACAGTGATATAATATAGGAAAACAAAATGTAACTTAAGACATTTATGTTCCAAGATGATGGCATCAAAGTGTTATGTTAGGCA is a window of Clostridium pasteurianum DNA encoding:
- a CDS encoding sulfide/dihydroorotate dehydrogenase-like FAD/NAD-binding protein — encoded protein: MNYEIIDCIDSGTEYCPCHLAEAGNCILCSQLSGKNFCDCVNWKGVCIYQEYTWNLNKAKKEREEYTCEILKKETIDNNLIILTILVKHKLAENLLYPGSYVFLRPPKSSKYYSCPISIMEASSEENTLKVAIEIKGIKTKSINDLKEQDTILLKGPYWNGVLGLKNIYSCKEGISLIIARGIGEAPSVPVMKKLYSSGNKIVLILDKGKFNNVFINKYIEEYAADVYNLNTLDNGELSEDFRDFLLNFTKYNKVNLVHVSGPNILISKILDVLDENIKVSCCNNAKLCCGEGICGACSIMYDDDKMKRMCKVQIDPRFLFKGRRYI
- a CDS encoding recombinase family protein; its protein translation is MRVAIYSRKSKFTGKGESIGNQVELCKNYCTVNLKHKNITDFLIYEDEGFSGKNTHRPNFQKMLKAAKAKKFDILICYRLDRISRNIADFSTLIRKLVEWEIDFISIREQFDTNTPMGRAMMYIASVFAQLERETIAERVKDNMIELAKMGRWLGGQTPLGFKSQKILYLNDEFKQKSMYKLSPINTELKKVKLIYNKYIETNSIALTLKYLLSNNIKGKNGGNFAAMSINDVLRNPVYVKSNKSVFIYLKNKGMQVCGTPNQNGILIYNKKRCQSKTNNMAKWIAAVSNHSGIIEADTWLYVQEILDKNSKKLNPRQGTSKKSLLSGILKCAECGAPMRVSYGRPKKDGGERIYYYTCTMKAHSGKSKCSNPNVRGDKLEKVILENLKKLDKKAILKELQLYKKNTASTSTSTVSCLKHELKLKNKEMNALLDELSNSASQNASKFILLKIDSLGKEISNIKSRLKNLNSTENTNKRLNSDLLMNCLNSFKDTFDVLQTIEDKRNIINALVRRIEWNGTNNTAYIYLWGSESTLSQYNKSRSCLAIRCK